Proteins co-encoded in one Lynx canadensis isolate LIC74 chromosome C1, mLynCan4.pri.v2, whole genome shotgun sequence genomic window:
- the COPS9 gene encoding COP9 signalosome complex subunit 9, which translates to MKPAVDEMFPEGAGPYVDLDEAGGSTGLLMDLAANEKAVHADFFNDFEDLFDDDDIQ; encoded by the exons ATGAAGCCGGCGGTGGACGAGATGTTCCCCGAGGGCGCCGGGCCCTACGTGGACCTGGACGAG GCCGGAGGCAGCACCGGGCTCCTGATGGATTTGGCAGCCAATGAAAAGGCAGTTCATGCCGACTTTTTTAACG ATTTTGAAGATCTCTTTGATGACGATGATATCCAGTGA